In Paenibacillus sp. FSL R7-0345, a single window of DNA contains:
- a CDS encoding ATP-binding protein, with protein MLNFLIQPLLENAIVHGLSSINHSGEIHFETRKEEGRLHIKVWDNGSGIEPERLKQVHENLNSGDGNHIGLLSVKERIEIFYGPQHGMEISSLAGTGTTVQAEFMQANLLIRIPIQNIHITKYKLY; from the coding sequence GTGTTAAATTTTCTGATTCAGCCTCTGCTTGAAAATGCTATCGTTCATGGCCTTTCTTCCATCAATCATTCTGGAGAGATTCACTTTGAGACCCGGAAAGAGGAGGGGCGGCTTCACATTAAGGTTTGGGATAATGGCAGCGGTATAGAACCTGAGCGGTTAAAACAAGTTCACGAGAACCTGAATAGCGGAGATGGCAACCATATAGGGTTATTGAGTGTAAAAGAGAGAATCGAGATCTTCTACGGGCCGCAACATGGAATGGAGATTTCAAGCCTGGCGGGTACTGGAACAACTGTCCAAGCAGAATTTATGCAGGCGAATTTGCTTATTAGGATTCCAATACAGAATATACACATAACGAAATATAAACTGTATTAG
- a CDS encoding NAD-dependent epimerase/dehydratase family protein, with protein sequence MKTNTIYLLTGAAGLLGNSRKAKKLVYVSSTGAIPELPHGEIILEPEILDAEAVVGYYSKTKALATQIVQRAVKEHNLDASIVYPSGICGPNDYAFGPVAHLIMQYCDGKMSVGFEGSFNSVDVRDLAEGVIACSEKGNVHGCKSGYIAAQHASPV encoded by the coding sequence ATGAAGACTAATACTATCTATTTATTGACCGGAGCAGCCGGACTGTTGGGAAATTCCCGAAAGGCTAAGAAACTGGTATACGTGAGCTCGACAGGCGCTATTCCAGAATTACCGCATGGGGAAATTATCCTTGAGCCAGAGATTCTGGATGCGGAAGCGGTTGTCGGATATTACAGTAAAACCAAAGCACTGGCGACCCAAATTGTCCAAAGAGCGGTAAAAGAGCATAATCTGGATGCGTCCATTGTTTATCCTTCAGGTATATGCGGACCTAATGACTATGCTTTTGGGCCGGTGGCGCATTTGATTATGCAATATTGCGACGGTAAAATGTCTGTAGGCTTTGAAGGCTCCTTCAACTCTGTAGATGTACGCGATTTGGCGGAAGGGGTTATCGCCTGTTCAGAAAAAGGAAACGTGCATGGTTGTAAAAGCGGATATATTGCTGCACAGCATGCCTCACCTGTTTAG
- a CDS encoding helix-turn-helix domain-containing protein: MGEMRRTYDEKFKKKAVDLYLKKGLGYKSVAREMGINDSLVRRWVKHFEAEGVKGLGEKKRESKRARNGQISNTS; this comes from the coding sequence ATGGGCGAAATGAGAAGAACGTACGATGAGAAGTTCAAGAAAAAGGCAGTTGACCTGTATCTCAAAAAGGGATTGGGGTATAAGAGTGTAGCGCGTGAAATGGGCATCAACGATTCACTGGTTCGCCGATGGGTAAAGCACTTTGAGGCAGAGGGAGTAAAGGGCCTTGGAGAAAAAAAGAGGGAAAGCAAAAGGGCCAGGAATGGGCAGATCTCGAACACGTCCTGA
- a CDS encoding histidine kinase, protein MLRTLRIRHNPFLTWKSIRVKMLAGLFLIVTPLIAFLIYSNVYAIHTVRTQVAESSKDLLSLYRSQVDARLQEADNYLNGLMLDPELSDFDFYTAPDERLFVKQRINNNLSNSILRYSVLDGLFVFLASDDAFLYSFQTRSTYIDRTYMKDYIVNDVSKSESLQRQHMKSWYVQRSGDQTYLMRFFVMPNQSVVGAWINMNAFKTPLELLGIGDKGAALLVDDRGNALVNQSFIRDTGAEIKLNEGSYYLTGAKERYLTVGERSHEGDFSLYAFIPEEKILQQLPTLRAISFILPFASILILLLGLMLLRKTLLLPLNRLLKAMNRIQQGNLDTQIKQFPTSSEFRAVNDTFNNMMEQIKNLRINVYEEQLNKQKAELQHLQLQIKPHFYINTLNLLHTLARTKEVKLLEELSLYLIRYFRYMFQSNLSFVTLRDELQHVRNYLRIQELRFPGQLIPEIKAPEFLLNTPVPPLVIQTFVENAVKHAITLDDPVYLYIELEMSEQQQAGIQIQIRDTGPGFQDEIIRKINQEERIVDEEGEHIGIRNLKQRLRLLYHGQGEVTLCNAVPHGASVGITLPFALDNHSNHSPGGTAPC, encoded by the coding sequence ATGCTCCGTACACTCCGTATCCGGCATAATCCTTTTTTAACCTGGAAGTCCATCCGCGTGAAAATGCTGGCCGGCTTATTTCTGATTGTCACTCCGCTCATTGCATTCCTGATCTATTCCAATGTGTATGCCATTCATACGGTAAGAACCCAGGTCGCAGAATCGAGCAAGGATCTTCTGTCACTGTACAGAAGCCAGGTTGATGCCCGGCTGCAGGAAGCCGACAACTATCTGAACGGCCTGATGCTTGATCCGGAGCTGTCGGATTTTGATTTTTATACCGCGCCGGATGAGCGTCTCTTTGTAAAACAGCGGATTAACAACAATCTTTCAAATTCTATTCTGCGTTACTCTGTGCTGGACGGATTATTTGTGTTCCTGGCTTCGGATGATGCTTTTTTGTATTCCTTTCAGACCAGATCCACCTATATCGACAGGACGTACATGAAGGATTATATTGTCAATGATGTTAGCAAAAGCGAAAGCCTGCAGCGCCAGCATATGAAGAGCTGGTATGTTCAGCGCAGCGGGGACCAGACGTACCTGATGCGCTTTTTTGTAATGCCGAATCAATCGGTTGTAGGCGCATGGATCAATATGAATGCCTTTAAAACCCCGCTGGAGCTGCTGGGGATCGGCGATAAAGGAGCAGCTCTGCTCGTGGACGACCGCGGAAATGCGCTGGTTAACCAGAGCTTTATCCGTGATACAGGTGCCGAGATCAAGCTGAACGAGGGGTCCTATTATTTGACGGGGGCTAAGGAGCGTTATCTGACGGTTGGTGAACGATCCCACGAAGGAGATTTCAGCCTGTATGCGTTTATACCGGAGGAAAAAATATTGCAGCAGCTGCCGACGCTGCGGGCGATCTCGTTTATCCTGCCCTTTGCCTCCATACTCATTCTGCTGCTGGGGTTGATGCTGCTGCGCAAAACACTGCTTCTTCCGCTGAACCGCCTGTTAAAAGCAATGAACCGGATTCAGCAGGGTAACCTGGATACCCAGATTAAACAATTTCCTACTTCCAGTGAGTTCAGGGCCGTTAACGATACGTTCAACAATATGATGGAGCAGATCAAGAACCTGCGCATTAACGTCTACGAAGAGCAGCTGAACAAGCAGAAGGCAGAGCTCCAGCATTTGCAGCTGCAGATCAAGCCCCATTTTTATATCAACACCTTAAACCTGCTGCATACCCTGGCCCGGACCAAGGAAGTGAAGCTGTTGGAGGAGCTGTCGCTGTATCTGATCCGTTATTTCCGTTATATGTTTCAGAGTAATCTAAGCTTTGTCACGCTCAGGGACGAGCTGCAGCATGTGAGAAATTATTTGCGCATTCAGGAGCTGCGGTTTCCCGGTCAGCTGATTCCCGAGATCAAAGCTCCCGAATTTCTGCTGAATACGCCGGTGCCTCCGCTGGTCATTCAGACCTTTGTGGAGAACGCAGTCAAGCATGCCATTACTCTGGATGATCCGGTGTACCTGTATATCGAGCTTGAGATGAGTGAACAGCAACAGGCGGGAATCCAGATCCAGATCCGGGATACCGGGCCGGGCTTTCAGGATGAGATCATCCGCAAGATTAATCAGGAGGAGCGCATCGTTGATGAAGAAGGCGAACATATCGGCATACGGAACCTGAAGCAGAGGCTCCGCCTCCTCTATCACGGGCAGGGGGAAGTCACCCTCTGCAATGCTGTTCCGCACGGGGCAAGCGTTGGAATTACACTTCCGTTTGCTCTTGACAATCATTCAAACCATAGCCCTGGAGGTACTGCACCATGTTAA
- a CDS encoding response regulator yields MLTMLIVDDEKLFADSLTSEIEWASLGIGPVYTAYNSRQAKEIYESAQVDFMLCDIEMPQGSGLELLAWVREHYPRTESVFMTCHADFRYAQRAVQLGSFDYLLKPVAEDELRDVARRAAEKINKDKETKQYSRFGEFWAKHQPLLAERFWLDILNHTIPSNPELIRREAEVRNIPYGTDMRLLPALISIQRYNKSFTPRDEKIIEYALINSGAELLGIQGSGLLFGLPERKLLALIPVERNALEIQETLQARGRTFIDTASTYFYCDISVYIGNEVLGHELTDMVGRLAEWDLNNVAHGNRVLLWRNKPYGQQNIVLPDMSTWSVLLKEGHGDRVLEEAEKFLHSLSGAETIDADSLYRFHHNFLQMVYYVLKLSGIEAQLLFNDETSSVLFQRAVRSLTDMKEWMKHTLSKATGYVGTVQQSQPIMKDAEQFILQELESEDLTREAVASHVFLNPDYLDRLFKKESGQSVTEFIVSKRMLLARDLLTATHQSVSSIASRAGYTNLAHFSRRFKQVVGMSPKDYRNKHKQ; encoded by the coding sequence ATGTTAACCATGCTGATTGTAGATGATGAAAAGCTGTTTGCGGATTCACTGACGAGTGAAATAGAATGGGCCTCCCTAGGGATAGGTCCCGTCTATACGGCTTATAATTCCCGCCAGGCCAAAGAAATCTATGAAAGTGCTCAGGTGGATTTCATGCTATGCGATATTGAGATGCCGCAAGGAAGCGGACTCGAGCTGCTGGCCTGGGTAAGAGAGCATTATCCGCGCACCGAATCTGTGTTCATGACCTGCCATGCCGATTTCCGGTATGCGCAGCGGGCGGTGCAGCTTGGGAGCTTTGATTATTTATTGAAACCGGTCGCTGAGGATGAGTTGCGTGATGTCGCCCGCAGGGCAGCGGAGAAAATCAACAAAGACAAGGAGACCAAGCAGTACAGCCGGTTCGGGGAGTTCTGGGCCAAGCACCAGCCGCTTCTGGCGGAGCGCTTCTGGCTGGACATCCTTAACCATACGATTCCGTCCAATCCGGAGCTGATCCGCAGGGAAGCAGAAGTACGCAACATTCCGTATGGTACCGACATGAGGCTGCTGCCTGCCCTTATATCCATCCAGCGCTACAACAAATCCTTTACACCCCGCGACGAAAAAATCATCGAATATGCCCTGATCAACTCCGGCGCCGAGCTGCTGGGTATTCAGGGCAGCGGCCTGCTGTTCGGCTTGCCGGAGCGTAAGCTGCTGGCGCTGATTCCTGTGGAGCGGAATGCACTTGAGATCCAGGAGACGCTGCAGGCACGCGGGCGTACTTTTATAGATACAGCAAGCACCTATTTCTATTGCGACATATCTGTCTACATCGGCAATGAGGTTCTTGGCCATGAGCTGACGGATATGGTAGGCCGGCTGGCGGAATGGGATCTGAACAATGTAGCCCACGGCAATAGAGTGTTGTTGTGGCGGAATAAACCCTATGGCCAGCAGAATATAGTTCTGCCGGATATGAGTACCTGGTCTGTGCTGCTGAAGGAGGGACACGGAGACAGGGTGCTGGAAGAGGCGGAGAAGTTCCTTCATAGCCTAAGCGGTGCAGAGACGATAGATGCAGACAGCTTATACCGGTTTCACCATAACTTTCTGCAGATGGTCTATTATGTACTGAAGTTAAGCGGCATTGAGGCCCAGCTCCTGTTCAACGATGAAACCTCCTCCGTGCTGTTCCAGCGGGCTGTCCGCTCCCTGACGGATATGAAGGAATGGATGAAGCATACCCTCTCCAAGGCGACCGGTTATGTAGGAACGGTTCAGCAATCACAGCCGATTATGAAGGATGCGGAGCAGTTCATCCTGCAGGAGCTGGAATCGGAGGATTTGACCCGCGAGGCTGTAGCCAGCCATGTGTTCCTGAACCCGGATTACCTGGACAGGCTTTTTAAGAAGGAATCCGGCCAGTCCGTCACGGAGTTTATTGTATCCAAAAGGATGCTGCTGGCCCGCGATTTGCTGACGGCAACCCATCAGTCGGTCAGCTCCATTGCCTCCCGCGCAGGCTACACCAACCTGGCCCATTTCTCCCGGAGATTCAAGCAGGTGGTTGGGATGAGCCCGAAGGACTACCGGAACAAGCATAAGCAGTAG
- a CDS encoding ABC transporter substrate-binding protein, translating into MKKKLGWLSLILVFMLAVTACSGNAGGNNAGGGNKEAGSADPSGSKEEPYEVVYAYPAFSNIPADIQEVQEAINKISVDKINVKVKLLPISNSAFTNQINLMLSSGEKLDMFAMLSTYSNQVAKGALYPIGNIMEANAQGTIDALGVDYYNATKVGGVSYGVPSLRDLAQDFGIVVRKDIVDKYNINLDEVTTFDDFELIFKAVKENEPGMAGATNLTNGSILSTYGIQDPLGNNLGVLLNHGLDDLKVVNLFASEEYKQIVTKIREWYLAGYLVKDAATSPELNNVMVKSGKAASWLSAMKPGFETQESRNVGVEMTAARTQKPVAMTDTVTNVAIGVAATSEQPEKALQFLNLMYTDKDIVNLIDWGIEGKHYVKVQGTDNVIKYPDGVTGDNVGYKSDGWMHGNQFLSFVFEGDDPEVYVKMNEFNQSAAKSKALGFTFNGDSVKAEIAACNAVLDQYRRAIESGVLELDKALPEFLKKLDDAGINTIITEKQKQLDEWAAGNASK; encoded by the coding sequence ATGAAGAAAAAGCTTGGCTGGTTGAGTCTCATACTGGTATTTATGCTGGCAGTAACCGCTTGTTCAGGAAATGCCGGGGGTAACAATGCAGGTGGAGGGAACAAAGAAGCAGGCAGTGCCGATCCGTCCGGGAGTAAAGAGGAGCCTTATGAAGTGGTGTACGCTTATCCGGCGTTCTCCAATATACCGGCAGACATACAGGAGGTACAAGAGGCCATCAACAAGATTTCGGTGGACAAAATCAATGTAAAGGTCAAGCTTCTGCCGATAAGTAACAGTGCTTTCACCAACCAGATCAACCTGATGCTATCAAGCGGGGAAAAGCTGGATATGTTCGCCATGCTCAGCACCTATAGCAATCAGGTAGCCAAAGGAGCCTTGTACCCGATTGGCAATATCATGGAAGCCAATGCACAAGGGACAATCGATGCCCTTGGCGTCGATTACTATAACGCTACCAAGGTTGGCGGCGTCAGCTACGGTGTACCGAGTCTCCGCGATTTGGCGCAGGATTTCGGTATCGTAGTCCGCAAGGATATTGTGGACAAATATAACATCAACCTTGATGAGGTCACAACCTTTGATGATTTCGAGTTAATCTTTAAGGCAGTAAAAGAAAATGAGCCGGGAATGGCCGGTGCTACCAATCTGACGAACGGTTCGATTCTCAGTACTTACGGAATCCAGGACCCGCTCGGGAACAACCTGGGTGTCCTGCTGAATCATGGACTTGATGATCTGAAGGTCGTGAACCTGTTCGCTTCCGAGGAGTACAAACAGATTGTAACCAAGATCCGCGAGTGGTATCTGGCAGGCTACCTGGTCAAGGATGCTGCAACCAGCCCGGAATTAAACAATGTGATGGTGAAATCCGGCAAGGCAGCCAGCTGGTTATCCGCGATGAAGCCGGGCTTTGAAACGCAGGAAAGCCGCAATGTCGGGGTGGAAATGACTGCTGCACGTACGCAGAAGCCAGTGGCCATGACCGATACGGTGACTAACGTAGCTATCGGTGTTGCAGCCACTTCAGAGCAGCCGGAAAAAGCATTGCAGTTTCTGAACCTGATGTACACCGACAAGGACATTGTAAACCTGATCGACTGGGGCATTGAAGGCAAGCATTATGTAAAAGTCCAAGGTACGGATAATGTGATCAAATACCCGGATGGGGTCACAGGTGACAATGTCGGATACAAGAGTGACGGCTGGATGCACGGCAACCAGTTCCTCTCCTTTGTCTTCGAGGGCGATGATCCTGAAGTGTATGTGAAGATGAACGAGTTCAACCAGTCTGCGGCCAAATCCAAAGCCCTCGGCTTTACTTTTAATGGTGATTCTGTAAAGGCTGAAATTGCCGCCTGCAATGCGGTGCTTGACCAATACCGCCGGGCTATCGAGAGCGGCGTGCTTGAGCTGGACAAAGCGCTTCCCGAATTCCTGAAGAAGCTCGATGATGCCGGTATTAATACCATCATCACCGAAAAGCAGAAGCAGCTGGATGAATGGGCTGCCGGCAACGCGTCCAAATAG
- a CDS encoding ABC transporter permease subunit, giving the protein MKQLSLKQGSKKLKYAPLYLLMIPGIVYLLINNYLPMLGIFIAFKNINFTKGIFGSEWIGFQNFKYLFQTSDAYIITRNTILYNAVFIVLGTLFAIAFAILLNEIKKKVLSRFYQSVIVLPHLISFVVVGYLAYAGLSLETGFMNKTVLPLLGIDPISWYTEPKYWPFILTIIHLWKSIGFSCIIFLASIISIDTEYYEAATLDGASKWAQIRSITIPLITPVIVMLTLLGIGRIFYSDFGLFYQVPMNAGFISDTTSVIDTYVYKGLMVSGDMGMASAAGVYQSIVGFILVLGANLLVRRFSKDNALF; this is encoded by the coding sequence ATGAAGCAGCTGAGCTTAAAGCAAGGCAGCAAGAAGCTTAAATATGCCCCCTTATACTTGCTGATGATTCCGGGAATCGTCTATCTGCTGATCAACAATTATCTGCCGATGCTGGGGATATTCATTGCTTTCAAAAATATCAATTTCACCAAAGGCATATTCGGCAGCGAATGGATCGGCTTTCAGAATTTCAAATATTTGTTCCAGACAAGTGACGCTTATATCATTACGCGAAATACGATCTTATATAATGCGGTGTTCATCGTGCTGGGAACGCTATTCGCGATCGCCTTTGCCATTCTGCTCAATGAGATCAAGAAAAAGGTGCTGTCCCGGTTCTATCAGAGTGTCATTGTTCTGCCCCATCTAATTTCATTCGTGGTTGTCGGTTACCTGGCCTATGCCGGACTGAGCCTGGAGACGGGATTTATGAATAAAACCGTCCTGCCGCTCCTGGGGATTGATCCGATTTCGTGGTACACCGAGCCGAAGTACTGGCCGTTTATCCTGACGATTATTCATCTATGGAAATCTATCGGCTTCAGCTGCATTATCTTTCTGGCTTCTATTATAAGTATTGATACGGAGTACTATGAAGCTGCAACGCTGGACGGAGCCTCCAAGTGGGCGCAGATCCGCTCCATAACGATTCCGCTGATTACGCCGGTTATTGTCATGCTGACACTGCTGGGTATCGGCCGGATCTTTTACTCCGATTTCGGGCTCTTCTATCAGGTGCCGATGAATGCCGGATTTATTTCGGATACGACGAGCGTAATTGATACTTATGTCTACAAGGGACTGATGGTATCAGGGGATATGGGGATGGCATCGGCGGCCGGCGTCTATCAGTCCATCGTAGGCTTCATCCTGGTGCTCGGGGCGAATCTGCTTGTCCGCAGGTTCAGCAAAGATAATGCGTTATTCTAA
- a CDS encoding carbohydrate ABC transporter permease: MINESKAMKWISNMVLGLFAAACLVPFALLIIASFSSEESIVRQGYTFFPEAFSLKAYEYLWQHQLELGRAYGITILITTVGTAVSLAITSMLAYPLSRRDMPLNRFWTFIVFFTMLFNGGLVPTYLVYTQLFDIKNTLFGLLLPGLLMNGFNILLVRTFFLTSIPPALIDAASIDGAGEIKIFYRIILPLSMPIMATIGLFQAIAYWNDWFNGLIYITDTRMFGIQTILTKMVMDIQFLTSNSNAAGVNAGAAIAELPSTSVRMAIAAIGVLPILIAYPFFQKYFVKGITIGAVK, translated from the coding sequence ATGATTAATGAGAGTAAAGCAATGAAATGGATTTCTAATATGGTCTTAGGGCTATTTGCTGCGGCGTGCCTTGTTCCCTTTGCCCTGCTGATAATTGCGTCGTTCAGCAGTGAAGAAAGTATCGTCCGGCAGGGCTATACATTCTTCCCGGAGGCGTTCAGCCTGAAGGCCTATGAGTACCTTTGGCAGCATCAGCTGGAGCTGGGCCGGGCTTACGGCATTACAATTCTTATAACAACGGTAGGAACTGCAGTAAGTCTGGCCATCACCTCGATGCTGGCTTATCCGTTGTCCCGCCGGGATATGCCGCTGAACAGGTTCTGGACCTTCATCGTCTTTTTTACCATGCTCTTTAACGGCGGTCTGGTGCCTACTTATCTGGTGTATACACAGCTTTTTGATATCAAAAACACACTCTTCGGCCTGCTCCTGCCAGGCCTGCTGATGAACGGCTTTAATATCCTGCTGGTCCGGACGTTCTTCCTGACCTCGATTCCGCCTGCACTGATTGATGCGGCAAGTATAGACGGGGCGGGGGAGATCAAAATTTTCTACCGGATCATCCTGCCGTTATCCATGCCTATTATGGCAACGATCGGACTGTTTCAGGCTATCGCTTACTGGAATGACTGGTTCAACGGCCTGATCTATATTACCGACACCCGGATGTTCGGGATTCAGACGATTCTCACCAAGATGGTGATGGACATCCAGTTCCTGACAAGCAACAGCAATGCTGCTGGCGTGAACGCCGGAGCAGCGATAGCGGAGCTCCCAAGCACTTCCGTCCGGATGGCCATTGCGGCTATCGGGGTCCTGCCGATCCTGATCGCGTATCCGTTCTTCCAGAAGTATTTTGTAAAAGGCATCACCATTGGCGCTGTCAAATAA
- a CDS encoding glycoside hydrolase family 43 protein: protein MKFSNPIVSGAYPDPSICRVGDDYYLVNSSFGYFPGLPIFHSKDLINWRQIGHGLTRESQVPLLSSEGADGGPLFSYMGIYAPTIRFHNGQFYIVTTNTVGGRNFIIRADKPEGLWSEPLYLDQWGGIDPSLLFDEDGKVYITGTGSYKDAVPGVYQAEMDLSTGDILTERQLIWEGTGGSFPEGPHLYRINDLYYLLIAEGGTEYGHMVTVARSRQPYGPFETCPYNPVLTHRSISHPVQATGHADFVQAHDGTWWTVLLGIRPVGYPFHHHLGRETYLAPVTWTEDGWPLIGENGRIGLEMEAPGFFGGYDAALSRFGRDGFNGGALGLQWNFFKNPPEQSYSLSDRKSCLTLYGTEYTLDDSQQLAFVGRRQQDFDCAVSALLLFDPVNDGEEAGLTVYMNERAHYEIGVRKVNGRRTLFLRRRIGSLWKVEGETELEASEVVLSIRADSLQYVFSYSLAGQEAVRLGSGECSYVATEVAGGFTGVYFGMYATGNGKISQSPAHFDYFDYCQDI from the coding sequence ATGAAATTCAGCAATCCGATTGTCAGCGGAGCCTATCCGGACCCGAGCATCTGCCGGGTGGGTGACGACTATTACCTGGTTAACAGCTCGTTTGGTTATTTCCCCGGGCTGCCTATTTTCCACAGCAAGGATCTGATTAACTGGCGGCAGATCGGCCACGGCTTAACAAGGGAGAGCCAGGTGCCCTTGCTCAGCAGCGAGGGGGCAGACGGAGGCCCGTTGTTCAGCTATATGGGCATTTATGCGCCGACAATCCGCTTTCATAACGGACAGTTTTACATTGTGACAACCAATACGGTTGGCGGGCGGAACTTTATCATCCGGGCGGACAAGCCGGAGGGCCTCTGGTCTGAGCCGCTTTATCTGGACCAATGGGGAGGAATTGATCCGTCACTATTATTTGACGAAGACGGAAAAGTATATATTACAGGCACGGGAAGCTACAAGGATGCTGTTCCGGGAGTTTACCAGGCGGAAATGGATCTCTCTACTGGTGACATTCTGACAGAACGGCAGCTGATCTGGGAAGGGACCGGCGGCAGCTTTCCGGAAGGGCCGCATTTGTACCGGATAAATGACCTCTATTATCTGCTTATAGCGGAAGGCGGCACGGAGTACGGCCATATGGTGACGGTTGCCAGAAGCCGTCAGCCTTACGGGCCTTTTGAGACCTGCCCATACAATCCCGTTTTGACTCACCGAAGCATCAGCCATCCAGTCCAGGCTACCGGACATGCTGATTTCGTTCAGGCCCATGACGGCACATGGTGGACCGTACTGCTCGGCATCCGGCCGGTCGGATATCCCTTTCACCACCATCTGGGCAGGGAAACGTACCTTGCACCTGTAACCTGGACCGAGGACGGCTGGCCGCTGATTGGCGAAAACGGACGAATCGGATTGGAGATGGAAGCTCCCGGATTTTTCGGGGGCTATGACGCGGCGTTATCCCGCTTTGGCAGGGACGGCTTCAATGGCGGGGCTCTTGGCCTGCAGTGGAACTTTTTTAAGAATCCGCCTGAACAGAGCTACTCGCTTTCTGACCGGAAAAGCTGTCTTACGCTATATGGAACAGAATATACGCTGGACGACTCACAGCAGCTGGCCTTTGTCGGCCGCAGGCAGCAGGATTTCGATTGCGCGGTCTCAGCTCTGCTGCTGTTTGATCCGGTTAATGACGGTGAAGAAGCTGGATTGACCGTCTATATGAACGAAAGAGCCCATTACGAGATTGGGGTGAGAAAAGTTAACGGCCGGAGGACGCTGTTTCTGCGCCGGCGTATCGGTTCGCTGTGGAAGGTGGAGGGGGAGACGGAGCTGGAGGCAAGCGAGGTGGTACTGAGCATCCGGGCAGATTCCCTGCAGTATGTCTTCAGCTATTCTTTGGCCGGACAAGAGGCGGTTAGGCTCGGCAGCGGGGAATGCTCCTATGTGGCCACCGAGGTAGCCGGAGGGTTCACCGGGGTATACTTCGGGATGTATGCAACAGGAAACGGAAAGATCAGCCAGTCTCCTGCGCATTTTGACTATTTTGATTATTGTCAGGATATTTAA
- a CDS encoding alpha/beta fold hydrolase: protein MHTIIDERDFSCTRDGLTIRGRAFIPAGDHLPAIIVSHGFGGNAKDLYTYCQTLVSWGYAAYCFDFCGGSAPGQGTSDGATTEMTVLTERADLLAVMDYVKGLDAVDADKITLMGFSQGGFVSALAAAKRPDEVEALILIYPALCIPDHAREGALAGASYDVNDVPEVIDCWNMRIGKGFHEAVVEMDPFEQIVAYKGPVLLMHGTADQAVPYTYAVKAQESYAPEQCHLQLIQEAGHSFTETQSASALVSIQQFLLGKKEILTIQVQITGSEGRKEEGSYKQIAVFFTGNSDTPYFTGAILPGAEDVQVYSADQLVSMRADYTLEGTDYAGEECRIHIINQNVNGEWKPAIETGSKALAFLNQEDLTAVLEGYTDGLTVRIYSAVPDRG from the coding sequence ATGCATACAATCATTGATGAACGTGATTTCAGCTGTACCCGGGACGGGTTAACGATCCGCGGAAGAGCATTTATACCGGCAGGGGATCACCTTCCAGCCATCATTGTAAGCCATGGATTCGGCGGCAATGCTAAGGATCTCTATACATACTGCCAAACCCTGGTATCTTGGGGCTATGCAGCATATTGTTTTGATTTTTGCGGGGGCAGTGCTCCCGGGCAAGGCACAAGTGACGGGGCAACCACAGAGATGACTGTGCTGACAGAACGCGCTGATTTATTGGCCGTTATGGATTACGTTAAGGGTCTGGATGCTGTTGATGCAGACAAAATAACGCTTATGGGCTTCAGCCAGGGCGGATTCGTCTCGGCACTGGCCGCAGCCAAGCGCCCGGATGAAGTCGAAGCGCTGATACTCATCTACCCTGCACTCTGCATACCGGATCATGCCCGCGAGGGTGCTCTGGCCGGCGCCTCCTATGATGTCAATGATGTCCCTGAGGTAATCGATTGCTGGAATATGCGTATTGGTAAAGGGTTTCATGAGGCTGTAGTTGAGATGGACCCGTTCGAACAGATTGTTGCTTACAAAGGTCCTGTCCTGCTGATGCACGGAACGGCTGATCAGGCTGTGCCTTATACTTACGCTGTTAAAGCCCAGGAATCCTATGCGCCGGAGCAATGTCACCTGCAGCTGATCCAGGAGGCAGGGCATTCCTTTACCGAAACACAGAGTGCCAGTGCCTTGGTGTCGATACAGCAGTTTTTGCTCGGTAAAAAAGAGATTTTAACCATCCAGGTCCAGATTACAGGCTCGGAGGGCCGCAAGGAGGAGGGCTCGTACAAGCAGATTGCGGTTTTCTTCACGGGCAACAGTGACACCCCCTATTTCACAGGAGCTATATTACCGGGGGCTGAGGATGTACAGGTTTATTCTGCAGATCAATTAGTGAGCATGAGGGCCGACTACACTCTGGAAGGAACCGATTATGCGGGTGAGGAGTGCCGGATACATATTATCAACCAGAACGTGAACGGAGAGTGGAAGCCCGCAATAGAAACCGGCAGCAAGGCACTGGCTTTCTTGAATCAGGAGGATTTAACCGCAGTGCTGGAAGGATATACGGATGGGCTTACTGTACGGATTTATTCGGCAGTGCCTGATAGAGGGTAA